CATTCCTGGCCAAGAGATGTCTAATCAAACTCCATGTCTTGTAGAATGCCTTCCACATCAGTTATCTATGAACAAAAATGACCCTGCCAAAGCCATTCCTAAAGCCAAACCCTCTGCCCTCACCTGCAGAGCTAGATGTATTTGCTGCAAAGTTTGGACAGCAAAAGCACCCAACCTCATGTACCCATTTTTGCTCCTAATATTGCTTGTCTCATGCAATGGGGGCCAACATGAGAGATTACAAACTTTCCATACAACTATAAATATCTGAGCTAGAAGGGATCTTATGATCCATCAGGTATAATACAGCCCCTATATTTTGCAGGTGAAAAAGATTAAACCCCAGAATAAGAGAACGGTCCAAGGTGACTGACTCATCCAGATAGTGACAGAATGAGGACTAAATATCTGCATCTGCTCTCTTCACTACCAATGTGGTCCATGTAACCTCCAATGTCATGACCCCAACACTTGATGTGGCCAAGGCCCTTATAACTACTTCAAGGTCAGTGTCTCCCTGTTcctaagagaaaatgaaataacaccACTCATTCTCATCATGATTAAATCTAAACTGTAGAAGTGGTCTAAATGATTaatttggggtggagggagatcCACAACTTGCTTAAAATGCTATGATTTTTGAAAATCATCACATTTATTTGAGTAAGTAATGCAGCATAAACAATGTTAGGTGAACCCAGATGTATAAGTAACTATCTTTAAAGTGACCATGAAAAAACACAAGGGTGAAAACATGGGTTTGGTTCTGTGAGAGAGTGAGACCCTTTAAATGGCGCCCAGGGCTCATCTAGTGTGGCCCATctgacagataagaaaactgaaagcCAGAATTGCCCAAAGCCAGGCAGCTGGTTATTAGCACAGTCAGGTAAGGTGTTGGCCTTTGAATGACTAGTTTTGTCTTTGTCTACGACATCATTCTGCCTTGCATATAACTGCTTTCTTGTGAGactaaataattcaataattttggATGAAATTTGATGGTGCAGTTTTCTATGCTATTGTCATAATATTTATATCCTTCCCTGCAAGCTCCTCTGGGTAGCCAATATTCTACAGCATACGGGAGTTCATCAAATGCCATGAGTATTATGGATATGTTCAACCTTTTATAACCTCCCCCACCCATACCTCAGTTGAGCTCACCAAAATGCTCTCTAATTGAACAGGTAAACACAATTTTATTTGGCTATTAAAGTGCTATTCTTGGGCAAAATTTTTCTCAGTTTCACAACAGCAGCTTcattggaaacaaataaaaatcaaggtATGAAAACAAGCCTgggaagtaataaaaataaggagCCTAGTAACAACTTTGGAACATTACAAGTGACTTGTAAGATATCAGACCTGGTACTAGTGACTGATACCAAAGCCTCTGAGGTAAATGTTCTAGGGGAAAATAAGGACAAAGAGGACTAAACCAGAAAGGGCAATTAGTATTAATATAACAACAATTACTCCATTATAAAGGAACAGTGAAAGTAATAAAAACTGAGAAGAAAGTGCAACAAACCCATATACGTGCATTTGCTATTGTAGCAgacctataattttttaaaagaaaagcaatgcaGTGTGCATTGGACAGGACTCTTGAACTCAGAATTTATCTTACAGTAGTGTACTCTTTGCCAAAAGGGCATCACCAATTAAGGTACTTGGCAGAGAATAGTCTCTAAAATTCGTATCACTTGGACAGACTCCTTCTGTCCAAAATTACCAATTCTGCACCCTGATGTTTCCCGCATCCTTTTCTGCTGGGGAAGGTCCGGTCACGTGAACTGCACACAGGTGTTTCCCCTTTCAAAATGGCATCACTCCTACCTAAGGGATGAGAGTCTCCTGGTAAGGCTTAGCGGCAAGTGCATACTACATCTGGACTACGAGGAGCAGCCCCTGATTTTCTTGATATGCATAGCTTTTCGGAGTTGATATTAGACATGGCTTTCGTAAATAATGCAGGTGTTTCTGTCGTGTGCTACTGCCGGCTCTGTGGTTTCCAGGTGAGCTGGTGGCAGCACTCTATCTAGCGATACCTCCACAGGCGTGGGCTCTTCAGATGTTAGCTCCGTGGATGTTACATCTGTGGAAGGCTCTGCAGTTTCTGGGGAATGTTCGGCTGATGGTTCTGTCTCCTCTTCATCTTTAACTTCAAGCTGTACCCCTTCCTGGTCATCCACGTGATCTTTTCTGGACTGTGGATGAATGGACACCTTGATGGCAATCTGCTGCGGCTGTTCATGCAGCGATGAGGCATCTGAGTCGGCGGTCGGGGAGTCGCTTCGCTTCAGCGAGTTCGGGATCGTGTATACCTCATCCCTGTCTGTGGCCTCCTGGCCTTCTGGGGTGTGCCGCACGAAGTTCTgcccctgctcctccagcccGACCACTTCCATGATCTCCTCCATGATGGTCCTGCAGTTCATGATGAGAGGAGGCAGAGGCACGCTCCTGGCAAGCTCTTCAATGTAGCGGGCAAACTCCATGGTTTTGAACTGGGTGACTTTGGCAAGCTCTAGAGTTTTGGCTGAGGTGATGATGGGGATCCGCTTGGCGATCTCAAACGCCTTTTGCAGCTTCTCTGCACCTTCTGTCCTAAAGAACTCGTTGATGGCTTTCTCAGTCTTCTTCAGGTGGCTGCTCATCATACACaggcgggtgatgttgaggaccATGACGATGGTGAAGGCCACGAGGCAGACAACCATGTAGTAGACACCCATGTCCCCAGAGGTGAAGATGACGCGCAGAGTCACCGTGTTGTTCACGGTGCCATAGACATTAGAAGCAACGCATGTGTATTTACCTCGGTCTGAAAAAGACACCTTGGTGATGTTCAGGAGGCCACTCTCGAGCATCTGCCACTTTCCTgttggaagggagagaagaacatTCAAAAAAGGACACACGGTGCCCACTGGTGTGACTACAGACTGACATATTACTAAAAACATCTACCGTTAACAACCACAACAGTGACCATTTCCTGTGTGCCAACATTGGCATGTACGAACTCACGGAGTCTTCACAACTCTGCGGGACAGGCAGGCACTAGTACTAGCCCCATGTGCaggatgggaaaactgaggcacagttaGATTAAACCTTCCCGAGGTCAGCAGTTCGGAAGCAGCAGAGCTAGAAGATGAACTCAAAGTTCAAGAGGCTGTACTCTTAACCACCAGGCCACACTGTGTAATTTTACCTCCTagtgaaaataagaaaagcaaacCATCTGGAAAATACTGAACTCTTACTGGAGAATTCCTTAATGCTAGCATTTGATTTTCTAACCTGCCTGTGAGCATGACTCTACTGAATATATGTTTACTGGGAGTTTAATGCTTCTCAGAGTATAAAGTAGTTCAGTAGTTCAGATCAAACCTAAGATCTGGAGTAAGTCaattaaattataattgtttACCTGGGTTCCTCATATTTGATATTGAAGTTATCCTTGTATGACCTCAGTTAATGAAAACATAATTATGTCATTAACTTTGAGAGTCTACAATGAATTGTCTATACTACTTAAAGTTACAAGCTAACAATGTACAGATTCAGAGGCTATGTATGAATTAGTATCAATTTCAGCCTTGCAAATAAATTATAGACCCATCAAATTGAAAATAAGCCTCACACAAAAGAGAGAATGCATGTTGAGAACAGCaattcttccttccccctctggccTGGAAAGGACCTAGTGTTGCCCTCAGAATGGGGTTCTGAGTCAGGCAAAACTCTTTAATTGGGGTTCTTGGTCTGCTTGTATACCCACAGGTCAGAGGAGCCCTGGACAACATACAAGCCATGCTGGCTTGTGGATCTTGGGTCTGAGCCTTTCTGTAATCCTACCACCCACCCCCCTACACTGTCCTATAGGGAATGGAGGGTCCAGGTCAGCCCTCTTGGGAATCTAAGGAACAGAGCAGGCAGATATTTCTCCATAAAAGCACTGCAGGTCCCTGAGCCAACTAGAGGGACCTCTCTGGAGAGATGGGACAATTTAATGTGTAGTTTCCTTTTAAGGGTCTATTATTGCATTGTGTTTTTACTTGTTTCTTCCCTCCTGGCAGTGACTTTTCATTCTAATTATAAGTCTGATATTTCCCCAAAGCAACAAAGTGTTCCTTTTTTAAACTTGTGAGCACATATGTAACCAAAGTCTCAAGGGACCGGGAAAATGAGGCGACAGAGGGCCTTCTTTAGGCCAGCATCGTCCTGCtacagcatggtgactgcagTCCAACGAATGTCCTTCCCTCCTGGGGTGGCAGTCCCTCCGACTTGCTAGCCATGGCGAATCTGGCAGGATGCCTTTGCTGGATGCTGCCACATTCCTTTACTTTCTGAAAGAACAGTGAAGAGTGGTTTCTAGCGTCCCTGAGTAACCCTTTTCTAACAATTCGCCCAGTGTATTTTCCCCAGGAGCAGAAAACACTGGATTGAAAAATCCAGTGAAGTTTCAGTCTCTGTGAATGTGCATGAATAAACAAACCTAACACCCGGTCTGTGAAATTTCTCTCATTCAGATGGGGCAAGAGCAAGCCTTCCACCCCTTTCATTCCATGAACCTGAATTTTGATACTTTCGCTGCAGATTTACCCCAGTGTATAATCATATGAGGCAAGGgaaattatgaatttattttcttaacatttgcATGTTTCCTAAAAGTAGACTACAGCAGGCATGGGGGGAAAAACTCTAATTGACTGAAAGCTTATTATAGATATAGAAGGTAATGGATTCCAGAGAATCACAGACTACATTACATCACCGTAGTTTCTCATGTTTATCTTCCTTCATTTGTAAGACAACATATTAGGAAATAGGGTGGAAGAGGATGAGGTGAGGTTAATTGTATGGGGAGTGATTAGGATCAGTTCATCCATTTACTAACCTCCCCATTGCCATTCCTTTTATGGAGGGATTGATTGTAAATTCAAAGAAAGACTAATTTGAACCTGATGCAGAAGACCAAAAGCAGAAAAGAACACTAAAGGAAGAAGCCAGGCATCTATCCGATGGTAATATAAAGAGCTTTCTCCTCACCCCCATCATAATTTTAGAGATAATTATATTCTGTTATAGACAAAGGAAATGCTCCAATACATATTAGTTATCATACCAATGCTTtcctctatttaaaaatgtttaaatttataattattttcaggCATACTTGTCATTGTGTACTGCCATGTATTTATCTATTCTGGGCCTGAGTGATTAAATGCAGATTAGAACTTAGTCAGTTTGGAAATTTCTCAGCACGCTGTGCGAAGAGGCAAGTTTGGAATCAAACACAACCCTGTGAAGTGACACCTGTggcctgttcggggaaacagattTTCAACAGATAACTACTTGGGGCACATGTGCTTCCTACGGGATCGTGGGTCCTCAGACTAACGTCTTTCATGTACTTTATTCAATCACTAACTTCGTTTGTTCTGGAATTCCAGCTATGTATCTGTGGCTATATTTGCTTAACTATGAACTCTGACAAAAATAAATCTATGTTATGATCCTAAAACTCTTGGGTTGTTACCTATAGTCTGAGCTGCAACACCCCCGTTAAATGATTGAGACCATATCTTTCTGCCAGCAAGTTCCTGTGTCCAGTCTAAGATGAGGACACCAAGACATCTCTTTAGTTTTTGGTCCTTTACTAGGTTCCTCTTGAAACAAccatcatatttattttatggatTGAGGTAATATTAATGATATTTAGACTGCCACCTGGATTAAACATTCTATTATCAGATCACACGGCAAGTATTTGgaagccaacacacacacatcctaaGGACTATAATGCCAGAAGAACTAAAATTGTGCCCTCAAAGGTGATGCACATCTGTATAGCTTCCTTTTTAAAGGCTGGTACATCATTCCTTCCTAGGAACTGAGACTCTGAATAATGCCTCTCAGCTGCAGCTTGACCTCTGACTAGTGACAAAGATTTCTGCATGTTCTACTATTACATGAATCCCATAAAACTATGAAGGTGGCACAAATTCCACTTTGGGggtcctcccaccccagctttgAGCCCAGGCCCATGCAGCATCTCCCAGGGCACCCGCCCAGCTGAGATCATCTCAGGAACACTTTCTGTGCTGCCTGTAACCATTCAGCTCCGTCTATATTGTGTCCCCAGACTTATTCGGGAACAGTTCCAACTTCAGCTGTCAGGaagctaaacaaataaaaacaccctCAGTGTTATACACACGAATCAGGCAAACCCAGTGCTGTCcctatgtattttaaattgtaaCTGAGTGGGAACGTCAAAGTTACCTGTTGAATTTTCATGAAGTTGCATCACTTTGGCACCAATAAAAACCTAAAATGTCAGCAGCTGATGCTACGTCAGTTCTACGTGCAAAGattttggaggaaagaaaagaggtagCTATTTAATCATTACTTTCTGAATATAATAAAAGAGGTTGCTAAAATATTTCCCGAACACTCTTGATGGAAGTTCACTTCCATCCTGTGCCTTGCTCAGACTGTAGTTCCCCACTTGGGAACGCCCTTCCTTCACGCCCTCTCTTCTCACTCTGGTCCTGGAAGGTGACACACACCTGAAAGATTCAGGCTAAAACACTGAAACACGCAGCAGGAGAAGGGCTGCTGCATCTCTACCGGAGACCAGTGTTTGCCCAGGAATCTGTCACAGTCTTCCCTAAGAAACTCCAGGCACGAGAATCACACGTGAAGACCACCCACACGTGATAGTCATGTTGTGGTGACACTGTCTCCTTTGCAAAGAGAAAAGCTAACAGATGTTATTTCTTAGCTGTGACGCAGTGTGTGCTATGCTGCACAACAAAGCTGACACTTTTAGAAGGGAAGTAATCCTTTTCTATCCTGTTCACGCCTTCAGTCAACAATTATTGAATAAACCATCCATACACTAGATTCCATGCTCGACTGTGCAAATAGAAAGACGATGTCTGACTGTGAAAACCACCCAGGCCAAAAGGGGGACACAGACTCCAACAAATAACCGGGGGATCACTGGTGCAGGACAGTAGGACGGAAAAGGGAACAGGGAGGACAGTCTTCCTAGAGAGACTTGAGGTGCTCGCCAGGGCCAGGACATGGTGGAGTGCAGggtgcaggcaggcaggagaaCGGGGGTAAAGAGAAAGGACTTTTAAGACCACAGGGGGATGGCTGGTGGAATAGGGCAGCATTGAGCCAAAGATGGAACCCAGTGTACAACACTCCTGTGGCTaacaaaccatttttaaaatcaaggagGTCTAGGGCAGAGACAAGGCTTGAGAGGCACACAAGGCCAGAATGTTCCAGAGCTTAATATATTTATGCTGTCAGAGAAAAGGAGCCCCTCATTTCATGAGACTTTCCCTGATTTCTTATCTTCAGGGGCCTCAGGACCCTCCCACATGctctttctgcctggaatgctcccctccttccccactccaaGCCCCCACCTCACACATTCTTAGCCCAGTTGAGACACCACCTTGGCATCTTCCCTTGTTTGCTGCGAAAGCCTTCTCTGATCCCTGATTAAATCAGTGGAAAGAACCTCGAAGTCCAGAAGCAGACACTAGGAAGTGGgggaaatgtaaaaaataagaaaggtgTCATTTCAAATCAGTGAGGAAAAATATTGAGATAATCGACTACTCGTTTGAAAGAATAGttaaattctttctttatgtgatatgtaaaaataaatttgaagtattctgaagatctaaatgtaaaattaaaagtataaaattaacaATCTACTAAGACATTTTTATAACCTTGGAACAAGAGGGATATTTTAAGCATTTCAAGAATTgaggaaaatgtaaagaaaaacactgatggaTTAAATTTCTCccaaattaaaattctttatacTACAAAATATGTTATACTAAAggtaaaagcaaatgaaaaagtgggagaaaattCTAGAATATTTGACAAATACTCAATAactatgaaacataaaaaaatcccacaaatcAAGAcaacccaaagaaaaaaaatggggaaaagatataAATGGGtaaatcacaggaaaaaaaaaagcaaatggcaTCTAAGTGTAGAAAACAACCCAAgatgaaattataattaaaatctgaagggattttttttaaatcaagtttttaATGTATGAAATCTGAACCCTGTCAGTGACATATACATACCTACgtgaatttttttttaggttaaattgtgtctaaattcatttttaaattcacagCTCCAAGCCGCCGAGCCAGCGCTCTGTACTTTGACAACCTTTCTTCCCAATGAGATGAGTCTACTATAATAACCTCTGCTAATTCCATCATAGTGTTTatcacattgtattttaattaccAGTTCATCAGTCTCCCATTAGATTGGGGCTCCTTGAGAGCAGAGACCTTCATGTTCACTTTGCCTTGAGTAAGTACTAAATTGTTTGCTAGATgagtaatgaaaaatatttctatttgaaTGGTATGTATTTATCCGTAATTACTGAGAAGTAATGTACAACTATTCTATAATCTGACAAAATCCTCAAATTTAAACAAACTGATACAAGGGTTTGACTTTGTGCtaaatcatttctaaaatttgtAGCTTTGGGACATTTTATAAAAAGCTGGTACTTGTACACATGACTGATAAGAACTTTAAAATTCATACATTTTCTCCACTTTTTAGCTTGACCTTCTAGTGAATCTTTAGCGTCATTCATTTTGGCTGCTATATAAGGAGATCCTCCCTTGTCTGGATGATTTAAAAGCATAATTCGTCGATGAGCATCTCTTATCTTTCCCTTATTGGCAGTAGGGCTTACACCTAGTATTAATGCTGCTTCCCGTTTTGTCATTTTGGGTTCAAACCCACCTCTTTAATAGCCACCACTGAAGGCAGATTTTGGTAGACTTTGAAAAACTTGTTTGACTTGAGGTTCCATATGCTTCAAGGCTTGCAAAACATAAGGGCCTGTAAATCCCGCAGCAGCAATGGTCAGTCCGACTGCTACCACTGTACTGGCCATGGCTCCAGCTCGCTCCGCTGCCTCCACTGAGAGCGCCGTTCATCCCAGCCCAGAGGCCGCGGCCACCCACTCCACGCCTCTACCAGAAAGCAAGGCAGCCACTGCCAGCAAGGATGAAACGTCCAGACACCGGCGCCCTcgggattaatttttaaaaatcaactgtcTCACCTTTCAGAGTACCAAATAAAGGTGGGGCGGAGCACTGAATGTACATGATACTTCCAAGAGAATGGAGAGAAGGGCACTCCCACACGCTGCAGGGTGGAGCTGGGTGGGTGCAACCTTTGGAAGGTTGATTTGGAGGAATCCCTCAAAATTTAGAATGAATGTAATCTGTGACTCACGTTTAGACTTCTTGAAACTCTTCAAATCAGGCAAGCCTAGATTGACTGGAAGAATATTAATGAATGTAAGAAAATCAAggcaatgaaaaatatttctttctagaatAGTTCTTCTCTCCAGGCACATAATTCCAGAGCGTTCCTCCCCTGCCAACCTTCTCTGAGAGAAGCCATAATCTCGGTCCCATCCAGAAAGGAGGCTTACCATGGGGCCTGCGTGCACACGTGGAGGGGAAGCCACTCAAAACAGCACAATGTCCCGTCAATAGGACAGTGTCAAGAAGACTGTCTAGCAATTAGAGAAGGGATCAACAGCATTGGATGGCTACAGTTAAACCTGCAAATGCCCCCAAATTCCACGGTATGGGGGTTATTGTGACTCAAAGTGTAACTAATATATGGCACGAGATCATAACCACCATCCAAACAGCTTCTGTCCAAAGTATTGCTACACAGGAATGAGCTGCAGCAAAACTTTCTGGAACTGAAGAACCGTAAGGAATGTGAGAGCACAACCAACAAAGACCCTGTAATTACAGCCGTTCTCCAAATACCGTGTCTAAGAAATCCTAAGTCTTTCCAGGTTTCCTGAGGATCGCTGagcattaaaaattaacattatactCAAATGCTAAGCTCTTAGAGTTCCTGTCAAATTACTTGCTAGGAGAAAAGGATTTCTTTTCCTTAGAGAGTTCtgtgaatgggtaaacaaactgATGTATGCTTTGTCTCTATCCCCAATGAGCGGTGTAAGAAGATTAAAGCTGTTCATAACCTCATTTAGATACTTAGGCTCTTAAGCTCCTCACACCCATGCTTTTCAAAAAGGAGTTCAATCTGCCAAAAcaagtacattttatttaagttgcctgaaacaaacataaataaaaaatttcaggATAGTGAGAATTCCAGTGAATGTTTATGTAAACATAAATGAAACGTAACATTCACTTGAATGACTATCACATTGAATTGACACTTGTCAAGTAAGAACAAAAACACTGTGGGTGTGTGGTTATAAATGTGGCCCTTACCTTCCACTGTGTGAAATATAGGCTTCTGAAAAGAAAGGACTCATGCCTTTTTACAAAGCATAATTGGAAACAAATTTAGCACCGTGTGGCTGCACCTGTTACAGAGCCTCTGCAGTACATGTCAGCTTCTTAAAGCCACTGCCGTCAGGCTATGAACGTTGCCAGCCACAAGGGCTCTTGTGTCTTCTGCCCCAAACCTCCCAAGGGACCTCTTCAAAGAGCCCTACTAGGGCAGCTCTAACAAGCTAGCGCCCAATTCATGTGGAGCCATAGTAGCTTAGGACAGCACAGACTTAGCTCAGCTTTCGCTCAAGAAGGTAGGGTGGAAGGACTGTGCTGCGCAGAGCCTGTGCTGCTGCTCTGCGTAAAGGTATGAATAGTATCTGGAGAGAACCTATAGTTTCATTTCCTACAAAAGGAAATATCCGACACTCTAGCTCACTTGATCGgggaatattaatttttaaaattgccaaGCATGTAATTCCAGGCCAAGTAGCAAGAGTCTTTTCTGACAGTAGCTGTAGGTGGTCTTCTAAGACAAGAGCACCCTACACTGGGTTCATATAAAAAGATTACACTTTGGGAACCTCAGCTGTCCTACTTATCTGAGGTGGGTCTGGAAGCATCTTTCATGGCTAAGGCTAAAGCATTCCGGGCTCACATTCCAAGTGCAGcacaactcattaaaaaaaaaaaaaaaaacccactataaGTGGTGCTCTGTTACCAAGTTGGCCCTTAATATGACTCAATTTGGAAAATGAATCAAAGTACCATAAATTAAATCACTTTTATGGCAAAATACATTAGGGGTTGAAGGTCTACTTTGCAGTGATTCTTTAGTTAGCTGAGGAGTGCTTCTTTGGATTAGACCAGGTCTTCTCAACTTGGGCACCACTGACAGTTTGCACTGGATAATTCTCCATTGGGGTCTATCCTGTGCGTTGGAGGAAGTTTACTAGCAGCCCTGGAAACACTGGGCGAAGCAAATGTAAAGTTCATCCTGTGCATAATACAGGTACTTTATAATTTCCACACGCACCGCTGTTCCAGAGACAGAATGCTACATATCAGTGGGCCCCATGCTCACAAAAGTGAAGCGCTGGGAAAGAGGGGCCTCtgatgggggggcggggggcgcggtTTCCGAACTTGCTTTCACGGCAAGtcacattattttgaaattttaagtaacatttaaGGGAAACAAATTTTGTGTgtttatcaaattttatttaaaaggttgAGAAATTGAGGTAGAGAATAAGAAATTACCCAGAAAATGATTTCCTTTCTTTACAAAACACATTGTTTTATGAAACAGAGTTAAGTGTTTAGCATCTGTTATTGTGATGATATAGGACTATGTTGCTAATAATAGCAGTTGTGATTTAGTGATAGTTTGGTATGTTCCAGGTACTATATTAAGCTTTTAATATACAATAGTTTATTTAACACTGACCATCTCACATGGtagtaaaaaaaattctctattttacagataaggaaactgtgGCTCAGAAAAATTAAGGAACTTGTTCAAAGAAAAACTATCATGTGTTTCTTTGGAATTTCCAATAATATATTCATTACATACATTTTGATTAATGCCTTTcgataaattgattttttaaatgtcaaatatttaatGTTCTAAAATGGGAATTCAGTAAGATATTTTTGTAAGTTAACACATTACTTCATGCTGGTCTTAGAGGCCAAGGACAATTTACATTTAACACTGTGGGAACTGACCTCCTTTCATACATATTAACTAGAGAAGTGATACACTACAGTCTTAAAACTTGGGTGGCACAGCTTGTTGATGTCCTTTGCAGAAGTAGTTACAAGGCAATTCATAGTCTATTCAAACaatctgaaaagcaaagagataaaaataatatactgaTGTCAACTAAATGCAAAATTTATAATGATGAATTCCACAAGGCTAAAGGAGCAGCTGTGACAATTATGGACTTCGTGTGGTTCAGCTCAGTGCACTCTGTGCATGTTTACTTTTGAAGACAATTCTTAATTAGTTTTGGTGACAGAAATCTACAAGAGTACAGAAAACAAATCCACAGAAAGGTCTAAAACCTCACTTTAAGGATGATTTTAAACTTAATTGCTAACAAGCCAGACAAGTTTACAAAGGCCTATTATGCCAGCTGACTTTCTTGAAAAGCTTATTTATCATCTGATAAAGGTGCTAGTGTGCatttaaatggtttaaaattaGGGTAAAAAGTCAACAGCAAAAATGCACCAGATAATTCGTACCTGAAACAACTGGGACGTTTTCACAATACTTTGAccact
This window of the Desmodus rotundus isolate HL8 chromosome 9, HLdesRot8A.1, whole genome shotgun sequence genome carries:
- the MFAP3L gene encoding microfibrillar-associated protein 3-like translates to MDRLKSHLPVCFLPSVPCLILVSTLATAKSVTNSTLNGTDVVWGFMPVIIARTDHIIVKEGNSALINCSVDGIPNPQFKWYNSIGKLLKEEDENERGGGKWQMLESGLLNITKVSFSDRGKYTCVASNVYGTVNNTVTLRVIFTSGDMGVYYMVVCLVAFTIVMVLNITRLCMMSSHLKKTEKAINEFFRTEGAEKLQKAFEIAKRIPIITSAKTLELAKVTQFKTMEFARYIEELARSVPLPPLIMNCRTIMEEIMEVVGLEEQGQNFVRHTPEGQEATDRDEVYTIPNSLKRSDSPTADSDASSLHEQPQQIAIKVSIHPQSRKDHVDDQEGVQLEVKDEEETEPSAEHSPETAEPSTDVTSTELTSEEPTPVEVSLDRVLPPAHLETTEPAVAHDRNTCIIYESHV